The region TGCTCTGGCGTATGAAGGAAATCCTGAAGAAATCAACAACAGACTTGGCACTGACCGTGGCATCAACGATATCTTTAAAAGGGCTCAATCTGCTTTTAATCAGTGGTCAAAGCTGGATGCCGCTGATCGAACCACCCATACGCTCCTGGGAATGCTCGATTTTGACTTTTTTGAGCTCTTGGATAGTCTGACTATAGCTCGTTCACGCAAGCACATTCAGAAGTATTACAAGGCAGAAGAGATTGGTGAATTTCCTAAGAGGCTGTCGCCCTTATCCAAATTTTGTGATTTAACAGACAGAACAGATGTAATTGGGTACAATGAGATCTTTACGGAGTTGTCTAGAATCAACCTTGGCATATATGCTCCGTTCAAGTACATTCAACCGAGCCGCTTGCGATTGTACGAAGAGATGTATGATACAAGCGTAAAGGGTGGAAGCGGGAGCTTCAAGCAATTAGACCGAGAAGGTAGCTTGCAACTTCTAATGAGGATTAATTTGCTCAAACGGCTGGAGAGTTCTGTTGAATCATTTCGGTTAACGCTGTCTAAGATTATATCCAAGCTGGGCCAGACACTGGAGAGAATAGAGGCATATGAGCAAAGCGGAAAGTCAGATATGGTTGGATACACCGAGATTGAAGATGCCAGTCTAGATGATGATGACTGGCTGAATGATGACTTTACTATAGGGGATACGATAAAAATTAATCTTTCCGATATGGACGTACTCAGATGGAAAGAAGAGTTGATGAGCGACTACAATATTCTCTCTTCCCTTCATGAGGAAATGCGAAAAGTAACACCTGAGCACGATGAAAAGCTGAATGCCTTGAAGCAGCTCATCGATAACAAAATCGGGCAGCCAATCAATCCTGGCAACCGGAAGGTGATCATATTTAGTGCATTTACGGATACCGCGGCGTACTTGTATATCCATCTATCTGAGTATATGAAATCAAAATACAACATCGATTCCGCCAAAATTGTTGGCCGCGATGAAAATAAGAACACTGCTGGTTTGCGAAATGACTTCAGTACATTACTCACCTGCTTCTCACCGCGATCCAAGGAAAAGAAGCTGACAATGCCTGATGTGAAAGGTGAAATCGATCTGCTGATTGCTTCTGATTGTATATCTGAAGGTCAAAACTTACAAGATTGCGACTTCCTCGTTAATTATGATATCCATTGGAATCCAGTACGGATTATCCAGCGGTTTGGGCGAATCGATCGAATAGGCTCGCAAAACAGATCCATTCAGCTGGTGAACTTCTGGCCTAACATGACGCTTGATGAATATATTCAACTGAAAGAACGGGTTGAGAACCGTATGGTAATCATGGATATGACAGCAACCGGCGATGACAACGTCCTGTTTAATCAGTCTAGCGATCTGGAATACCGGAAGCAGCAGCTCAATCGCTTGCAGAAAGAAGTCGTCGATCTGGATGACATGAACACTGGTGTATCCATAACGGATCTAGGTCTTAATGACTTTCGAATGGATTTGGTGAACTACGTCAAAGAGAACGGCGAACTCGATACCGTTCCAAACGGATTGCACACAGTCGTTTCTGCTGATGAAGACAAAGGAGTAGAACCTGGTGTCATATTCATTCTTCGCAACGTACATGAAGAATTAAACCCGGACAAGCAGAATCGCCTACATCCTTTCTACCTCGTCTACATGAGCGATGATGGTGAAGTTATAATCAATCATATGGATGTCAAGAAAACACTCGATGTCCTACGTTCTTTGTGCAGAGGACAAGCAGAGCCCATCCTGGATGCTTGCCGCAGCTTCAATCAAGCGACTAAAGACGGAAAAAAGATGGACTCATACTCAATGCTGCTGGAGGAAGCGATTCGTTCAATAGTTCAGGTGAAGGAAGAAGGCGATCTAGACAGCTTGTTCAGCTCAGGAGGCACAACGGCTTTAATCGATACCGTCAAAGGGCTTGAAGATTTCGAGCTCATTACCTTTGTCGTTATTCGGAAGGTGGATGCATGATGTTACAATTACCATCTAGTACAATCGTGAATCGAAAAATACCAAAGAATAAATTTTATGAGAAGCTCCAAGCGAATCAGAGTCTGAAGGATCTGTTTACTCAACAAGTCGAATCGATCATCTGGAAGCACAAGCTGTCCAAGGAGACAATCCGCTTGGAGCCAAAGGATGATATTGAGGAAGTTCAGGTGTTTGAGGTTCATTTGAAAGAGCGAACCTACTCGCTTGATCTATTGCGGAGTATCGACAAGGCAATCCCTTATCCCATCCTGTATCTCATTCTATACGAGGATCAGGTAAAGCTTGCTATAGCCTATAAAGAACGAAATCAGACAGATGATAATCTTTCCGTCGTGCGTTCCTATCATGAATCGGTATGGCAGCCTGTAGAAGAAATGAAATTTAACATCGTTCAAGGACTTGATCTAAAGGCAGTCTACGAGAACATCATCCGTCAACTGCTGCCTTTTGATTCTAAGCCGGAAATTGAGCTTACAGCCGTTCTGGAGCGACAAGTACGCATAGTTAAGCTAACGCAAGAATGTCAACGGCTAGAAGCCAAGATTCGTGGAGAAAAGCAATTCAGTCACAAGGTTGAATTGAATATGGAAATGCAACATAAACGTAAAGAGCTGAATCAACTTCTAGATTAACTGGAGGCCTAACCTAAACATGAACCAACTGACGATGAAATCAACCGATCTGACACAGGTCAATATCGGCAAGATTGCAGAATTGTTTCCTAACGTAATTACTGAAGCACGGGATGAACAAGGAAAGATTAAACGTGCAATTGATTTTGATTTGTTGAAGCAAGAGCTTTCCGATGGTCTCGTTGAAGGAGAAAAAGAGCGGTATCAAATCACATGGACAGGTAAGAAAGAAGCTGTTCTTAACGCCAATACGCCTATAGATAAAACATTGATACCAGTTATGGAAGAAAGCGTTGATTGGGGAAATACTCAAAACCTTTACATTGAAGGTGACAATCTTGAAGTCTTGAAGTTGTTACAAGAATCATACTTAAATAAGGTGAAAATGATATATATTGATCCACCATATAACACTGGGAATGACTTTATTTATAAGGACGATTTCCGAGAAACAATGAATGCTTATTTGGAGGAATCAGGACAAATAGATATGGAAGGAAATCGATTTTTTCATAATTCCTTAGCAAATGGTCGATTTCATAGTGATTGGTGCTCAATGATGTATTCAAGACTTAAAATAGCTAGAAATTTATTGAAAGAGAATGGTGCGATTTTTGTTAGTATTGATGATCATGAATATGATAACTTAAAAAAAATCATGAGTGAGGTTTTTGGGGAAGAGAATCATATCATTACTTTCATATGGCATAGAAGACAGAATGCTGATAGTAGAAATATTACTAATGCGTCAACTGATCATGAATATATAATTGTCTATGGAAGATCAGAACAATCAATATTTAGAGGAAAGGAAATTGATAAATCAAAATATCAAAATCCAGATAATGATCCAAGAGGTCCTTGGGCCAGTATAGATTTAAGTGGATTAGCTGATAAAAATGCAAGACCCAACTTACATTATGATATCGTTGATCCCAAGACAGGAATAGCGTATCCTCCAAACCCATCAAGGGGTTGGTCTAAGTCGAAAGAAACGATGCTCAAATTAATTGAAAATAATGAGATTTTATTTCCAAAAAATCCGACTGGTCGTCCGAGACAAAAGAAGTTCATTAAGGATTTAAATAAAACGAACACAGGGTTTTCTTCGATTCTTGAAGATGTAGGCTACACAACGGGCGGCACAAGAGAAATCCTTGATTTATTAGAGGGTAAGGCTTTTCCTTTTCCAAAGCCTACTAGACTAATAACAAAATTAATGAACCAAATTCTAAGTCCTGGGGAAATTGTGCTTGATTTTTTCTCGGGCTCAGCAACTACGGCACATTCTGTTATTCATTTAAATGCGGAGGACGGCGGAAATCGAAAGTTTATAATGGTTCAATTGCCTGAGAAGATAGATGAGAAATCAGACGCTTATATACAAGGCTATAAAACTATCTGCGAAATCGGCAAAGAACGTATACGTCGTGCTGCCAAAAAGATCAAAGAAGAAACGGGAGCGGACATCGATTACGGCTTCCGTGTGTATCGAGTAGACTCCAGCAACATGAAAGATATCTTCTATACGCCAGAAAATCTAGGACAAATGAATCTCGATGATATGGTGTCTAACATCAAAGAAGATCGCTCTGGCGAGGACCTGCTCACCCAAGTGATGCTGGAGTGCGGACTGGAGCTCTCATTACCAATGGAGACCAAAGAAGTTGAGGGCAAAACAGTCCATTACGTTGCAGGTAATTCCTTGATCGCTTGCTTTGATGATGATGTGTACGAGTCGGTTATTAGGATAATTGCAGAGGATCAACCCCTTCGCGTTGTATTCCGTGATAGTTCTTTCCGGGATGATTCGGCTCGTATCAATGTTGAAGAAATGTTCAAGCTACTCTCCCC is a window of Paenibacillus sp. FSL H3-0469 DNA encoding:
- a CDS encoding helicase-related protein, translating into MEVINNIDRLLGDDLKHSIKKGSKLSIAASCFSIYAYEALIKELNQVDEVRFIFTSPAFVADGFNKEKREFYIPKRSREKSLYGTEFEIRLRNEMTLKSIAKECSDWIRQKVTFKSNRTSGVMQGMLNLQTSDNTTTYMPMDGFTTVDLDYEKGNALSKMVNKFTEAPFTKMYLDLFNQVWNDKSKLEDVTNQVAEHISSVYKENSPEFIYYVILYNIFNEFLTDITEDILPNEATGFKNTEIWKRLYHFQKDAVMGAINKLEKYNGCILADSVGLGKTFSALGIIKYYELRNKSVLLLCPKKLADNWLTYKQNVTNNILYADRLRYDVLYHTDISRERGKSNDIPLDRLNWGNYDLLVIDESHNFRNNEAKKDKETRYQKLMRKVLKSGVKTKVLMLSATPVNNKFMDLRNQLALAYEGNPEEINNRLGTDRGINDIFKRAQSAFNQWSKLDAADRTTHTLLGMLDFDFFELLDSLTIARSRKHIQKYYKAEEIGEFPKRLSPLSKFCDLTDRTDVIGYNEIFTELSRINLGIYAPFKYIQPSRLRLYEEMYDTSVKGGSGSFKQLDREGSLQLLMRINLLKRLESSVESFRLTLSKIISKLGQTLERIEAYEQSGKSDMVGYTEIEDASLDDDDWLNDDFTIGDTIKINLSDMDVLRWKEELMSDYNILSSLHEEMRKVTPEHDEKLNALKQLIDNKIGQPINPGNRKVIIFSAFTDTAAYLYIHLSEYMKSKYNIDSAKIVGRDENKNTAGLRNDFSTLLTCFSPRSKEKKLTMPDVKGEIDLLIASDCISEGQNLQDCDFLVNYDIHWNPVRIIQRFGRIDRIGSQNRSIQLVNFWPNMTLDEYIQLKERVENRMVIMDMTATGDDNVLFNQSSDLEYRKQQLNRLQKEVVDLDDMNTGVSITDLGLNDFRMDLVNYVKENGELDTVPNGLHTVVSADEDKGVEPGVIFILRNVHEELNPDKQNRLHPFYLVYMSDDGEVIINHMDVKKTLDVLRSLCRGQAEPILDACRSFNQATKDGKKMDSYSMLLEEAIRSIVQVKEEGDLDSLFSSGGTTALIDTVKGLEDFELITFVVIRKVDA
- a CDS encoding DUF4391 domain-containing protein yields the protein MMLQLPSSTIVNRKIPKNKFYEKLQANQSLKDLFTQQVESIIWKHKLSKETIRLEPKDDIEEVQVFEVHLKERTYSLDLLRSIDKAIPYPILYLILYEDQVKLAIAYKERNQTDDNLSVVRSYHESVWQPVEEMKFNIVQGLDLKAVYENIIRQLLPFDSKPEIELTAVLERQVRIVKLTQECQRLEAKIRGEKQFSHKVELNMEMQHKRKELNQLLD
- a CDS encoding site-specific DNA-methyltransferase, which gives rise to MNQLTMKSTDLTQVNIGKIAELFPNVITEARDEQGKIKRAIDFDLLKQELSDGLVEGEKERYQITWTGKKEAVLNANTPIDKTLIPVMEESVDWGNTQNLYIEGDNLEVLKLLQESYLNKVKMIYIDPPYNTGNDFIYKDDFRETMNAYLEESGQIDMEGNRFFHNSLANGRFHSDWCSMMYSRLKIARNLLKENGAIFVSIDDHEYDNLKKIMSEVFGEENHIITFIWHRRQNADSRNITNASTDHEYIIVYGRSEQSIFRGKEIDKSKYQNPDNDPRGPWASIDLSGLADKNARPNLHYDIVDPKTGIAYPPNPSRGWSKSKETMLKLIENNEILFPKNPTGRPRQKKFIKDLNKTNTGFSSILEDVGYTTGGTREILDLLEGKAFPFPKPTRLITKLMNQILSPGEIVLDFFSGSATTAHSVIHLNAEDGGNRKFIMVQLPEKIDEKSDAYIQGYKTICEIGKERIRRAAKKIKEETGADIDYGFRVYRVDSSNMKDIFYTPENLGQMNLDDMVSNIKEDRSGEDLLTQVMLECGLELSLPMETKEVEGKTVHYVAGNSLIACFDDDVYESVIRIIAEDQPLRVVFRDSSFRDDSARINVEEMFKLLSPSTEIQVL